A genome region from Hevea brasiliensis isolate MT/VB/25A 57/8 chromosome 9, ASM3005281v1, whole genome shotgun sequence includes the following:
- the LOC110642206 gene encoding F-box protein SKIP23-like — protein sequence MENGYKEWSAINDNRERCLCDDIDDDDGEGSGYDDIVYHNGKFYVLDKTGLLVSVDPVTLEITEFSSVTCGSGYGCGGLVKSYGNLFRIDKFADKFFTSHSILVIFVSSTPLYGQFPKFRADDYDFDYSSDSDEEDFPIPFTVYKLDEEKRDWVQVEELGDSVLFIGEGVSFSVSGKGSRGCKTNCVYYINNSYLEEFVYPGCDAGIFSLEDGASGALSGFPSYFSIFWPPRDWLKFPRRMRVIF from the exons ATGGAGAATGGGTACAAGGAATGGAGCGCTATCAATGATAATCGCGAGAGATGCCTTTGTGATGATATCGATGATGATGATGGCGAGGGATCCGGTTATGACGATATTGTTTATCATAATGGGAAATTTTACGTTCTTGATAAAACAGGATTGCTGGTGTCAGTTGATCCTGTTACGCTGGAAATTACTGAATTTTCTTCTGTAACGTGTGGCTCTGGATATGGATGTGGTGGTCTAGTAAAGTCTTATGGAAATCTGTTTCGGATTGATAAGTTCGCGG ATAAATTTTTCACATCACACtcaattttagtaatttttgttTCTTCCACACCCTTGTACGGTCAATTTCCCAAGTTCCGCGCTGATGATTATGATTTTGATTATTCATCCGATTCTGATGAAGAAGATTTTCCCATTCCATTTACTGTGTACAAGCTGGATGAAGAGAAGCGTGACTGGGTTCAGGTGGAAGAATTAGGTGACAGTGTGCTCTTTATTGGTGAGGGTGTTTCGTTCTCTGTTTCGGGAAAAGGTTCTCGTGGGTGCAAGACGAATTGTGTCTATTATATCAATAATTCGTACCTGGAAGAATTTGTTTACCCTGGGTGTGATGCTGGTATCTTCAGCTTGGAGGATGGGGCTTCAGGTGCTTTGTCTGGGTTTCCTAGCTATTTTAGTATTTTCTGGCCTCCTCGAGATTGGCTGAAGTTTCCTCGCCGAATGCGAGTTATCTTCTAA
- the LOC131183371 gene encoding F-box protein SKIP23-like yields MDASSPHWASLQSDLLYRIAKCLSTSVDVLRFRAVCHSWRSSIPSPPKIPSLKLHFPIGPRPYLNGYLLLIKSTVYAFQSLTNSDSSCDTARTLLIKIQESKSGKMILIDPLFASHSENLDTTEFPRVLNLLDDRVHEISKAYVLELVEQVKKGHELE; encoded by the coding sequence ATGGACGCAAGCTCTCCCCACTGGGCTAGTCTTCAAAGCGACCTCTTGTATAGGATCGCCAAATGCCTTAGCACTAGCGTCGATGTACTCCGCTTTCGCGCCGTTTGCCACTCATGGCGGTCGTCGATCCCTTCTCCTCCCAAAATCCCTTCTCTCAAGCTCCATTTTCCTATCGGCCCCCGTCCATATCTCAATGGCTATTTGTTGCTCATCAAATCCACCGTTTACGCATTCCAATCCCTCACCAACTCTGACAGTTCCTGCGACACTGCCAGAACCTTGCTTATCAAGATTCAAGAGTCAAAATCCGgcaagatgattctcattgaccCACTTTTTGCATCCCATTCTGAGAATCTAGACACCACTGAGTTCCCTAGGGTTTTGAACTTGCTAGATGATAGAGTCCATGAGATAAGCAAGGCTTATGTGCTTGAGCTTGTTGAGCAAGTGAAAAAAGGTCATGAACTTGAGTAA
- the LOC110642210 gene encoding F-box protein SKIP23 codes for MDSSSTPQWASLRSDLLFVIAKCLDTCVDLLHFRAVCYSWRASIPLPPKIPSPHPSLKLPFPIFTNLPFNRNSRGHFVLTESTIYSFQPLTSISNTTDTWLVKAEELKSGEVILKDTLSPFPSLCLMEGFPQVLNLLDYRISEIGNAYGLEFLKHGKTSFNRVLTKSDNIKSIFMKKVVVSSSFFKIGDDGLAVMALDMDGNVGVWKMGDEKWTNINDARERSYYVDIIFYNRKFYALDVSGLTVTVDPKNFQIKEIVHGYPSFGFGADRFMYLVESFDDLFRVDKYDFLGGDSPYEHSCDFDVTHPIIFLIYRLNEENHEWVKVDGLEDRVLFLGADSSFSVLANDFPGCKRNCVYFVDGSFLEDYDEHPPYGFFVFKSHAAMRLSKFPSYSKIFYPPPTWLKTNPTLSQR; via the coding sequence ATGGATTCAAGCTCGACACCACAGTGGGCTAGTCTTCGAAGCGACCTCTTGTTTGTGATCGCTAAGTGCCTCGACACTTGCGTAGACCTACTCCATTTTCGCGCCGTTTGCTACTCATGGCGGGCTTCTATCCCTCTCCCTCCCAAAATTCCATCTCCACACCCTTCTCTCAAGCTCCCCTTCCCTATTTTCACCAATCTACCTTTCAATAGAAACAGCCGCGGCCACTTTGTCCTCACTGAATCCACCATTTACTCCTTCCAACCTCTCACCAGCATCTCAAACACCACTGACACCTGGCTTGTCAAAGCCGAAGAGTTGAAATCTGGCGAGGTGATTCTCAAGGATACACTCTCTCCATTTCCTTCTCTCTGTTTAATGGAGGGGTTTCCTCAAGTTCTGAACTTGTTGGATTATAGAATTTCTGAGATCGGCAATGCTTATGGACTAGAGTTTCTTAAACACGGCAAAACCTCTTTTAATAGAGTACTTACCAAGTCAGATAACATCAAGTctatttttatgaagaaagtcgTTGTTTCTTCGAGTTTTTTTAAGATTGGAGATGATGGGCTTGCAGTCATGGCCTTGGATATGGATGGGAATGTGGGTGTGTGGAAAATGGGAGATGAGAAATGGACTAATATCAACGATGCCCGTGAGCGGTCTTATTATGTTGATATCATTTTTTACAACAGAAAAttctatgctcttgatgtttctggATTGACTGTAACAGTTGATCCCAAGAACTTTCAGATTAAAGAAATTGTTCATGGATACCCGAGTTTTGGATTTGGTGCTGATCGTTTTATGTACCTGGTGGAGTCGTTTGATGATTTGTTCCGGGTAGATAAGTACGACTTTCTCGGAGGAGACTCTCCTTATGAACATTCATGCGATTTTGATGTTACCCATCCCATTATTTTCCTGATTTATAGGCTGAACGAGGAGAATCATGAATGGGTTAAGGTGGATGGGTTGGAGGACCGAGTGCTATTTCTTGGCGCTGATAGCTCATTCTCTGTTTTGGCAAACGATTTCCCTGGGTGCAAGAGAAACTGTGTTTATTTCGTTGATGGCTCCTTTCTTGAAGATTATGATGAGCATCCTCCGTATGGGTTTTTTGTTTTCAAGAGTCATGCTGCTATGCGGTTGTCTAAATTTCCTAGCTATTCTAAGATTTTCTATCCACCACCAACTTGGCTCAAGACCAACCCAACTCTGTCTCAGCGTTGA